The following are encoded together in the Triticum dicoccoides isolate Atlit2015 ecotype Zavitan chromosome 6B, WEW_v2.0, whole genome shotgun sequence genome:
- the LOC119321186 gene encoding uncharacterized protein LOC119321186, translating into MGKRGDRGGDHGADRGADRVDKFLPAAPSLRGGSRFWALAASDSDDSDEEEAAGGGSAVAAYSPTPSDKVCEVLGAGYSEEVVAGFVDEVVPPEDPAWVGVGMTDKVEVVRRVAHRRTAPTSTRPWKGPLPKVIFKATTLIRMWSLLTPTEAREHLVTGSIRWETVARDIFNRFGWRSCNRIGV; encoded by the exons ATGGGTAAGCGAGGCGATCGTGGTGGCGACCACGGAGCCGACCGCGGTGCCGATCGCGTCGACAAGTTTCTGCCGGCCGCGCCTTCCCTTCGCGGTGGGAGTCGTTTCTGGGCCCTTGCGGCCTCGGACTCCGACGACTCCgatgaggaggaggccgccggcggcGGATCTGCAGTGGCGGCGTACTCTCCGACGCCGAGTGACAAGGTGTGCGAGGTGTTGGGGGCTGGCTACTCGGAGGAGGTTGTGGCCGGCTTTGTTGATGAGGTCGTCCCGCCGGAGGATCCTGCTTGGGTCGGGGTGGGCATGACGGACAAGGTGGAGGTCGTCCGGCGAGTGGCACACCGCCGGACGGCGCCGACGTCGACACGGCCTTGGAAGGGTCCTCTACCAAAG gttatcttcaagGCCACTACactcatccgtatgtggtcgctactcactccgacggaggccagggagcatttggttactggttctatccgatgggagacggtagctcgggatatcttcaaccggtttggatggcggtcatgtaataggataggtgtttag